Part of the Candidatus Omnitrophota bacterium genome is shown below.
GATACCACGTTCGGATATGTGCACGGGAACGTCCACGGCTACATGTCGGTATCTCAGCTGGAGCGGTTCGACTCAAAAGATTATACCGCGAACTTCGGTTCATATTTCAGCCTCAGGGACTCATATGTTCACATCGAGGCGGGTTTCGGATGGGATGTAGATTACATATATAAATTCCAGTCGATCGCGGAATACGGCCACAAGCTTTACAGCTCTCTCTTCTGGCAGATAGGATATAACTATCGCGCCTACGGGACAGACGATACCCACATGATCTATCCCGGGCTCATATATTATTTCGGCGACAGTTATATAAGCGCGGACTACGGCGCATCCTGCATGGAAGGCCACGATACGGCGAACTTTGGGACCGTAAAGGGCGACTTTGCCTTAACTGATTTCTTGCACTGGTACTGCGGGATCGCGTTTGGTGAAAGGCTATATGATATATACGGCCTCGAGGCGCACGATGAGTACGGGTATATCATGTTCACCGGGTTGAAGTTCACGGTCTACAAGGGGATACAGATAAAGGCCGGTTATTCCTACGGCACCGAGAAACCCAAATTCATAAAGCGGGCCATTAACTTCGCCGCATCGGTAAAATTTTAAATGTACGATTACCACGCGGATATCGTCTGGACCGTCAACGGCGCGCTGTTCGCGGCGCTGATATTGACAGGCGCAGCCATATTCCTCTCCGCGCTCATCAAAGACCGCCTCTGGGCCGCGCGCCGGAAGCGGCTCCTGGATATAAAGCATGATATCTATGAGATGGTGCTTTCCGGAAGGTCCGCTTCGCCCGTCTCGCCCCCGCCGTTCATATCGAAGGTCACGCCGCAGGAATTCATAGATGTGGAGACGAACAGGGCCAGGGACGCCGTTTTTTTCAACGATGCCGAGAAACAATTTTTAAAAAGCTGTTTCATGGCCCCGGAAGTCATCGCCAAGTTCGAGAGGATCGCCATGCGGCGCGGTAACCTCTGGCGCAGGATCGAAGCCATAATCTCTCTCGGCTATACCCGGACGCGACCGGCCGAGGATACCCTGGGCGGACTGCTGTACAGTAAAGACGCGTATGTGGCCTACTTTGCGATGATATCTCTCGGCCAGATAAAGACGGTCCGATCCGGGCGGATGCTCCTTGAGTTTTTGCGAAAAGGGACATCGAACGATAAGAAGATATTTTCCATCCTCGACGGTTTTCCCCCGCAGATAGCGGATGATATCGTCAGGCTGACCTATGACGGCGATCCGCGCGTCCGTTTCTGGGCCGCCAAATTATTATCCCGGTTTGACGCAAAAAAATATGCCGATACACTGGAAAGGCTTTCTCGTGACGGCACGGACGAGGTCCGGGCGGCTGCCTGTGAATCGCTTGGCAATGCCGGCCTGAGGGAGAGTGCCCGCGCGCTCATCGAGTCCCTTAAGGACCCCAGCTGGCTCGTTAAGAGGAATGCGGTAATGGCCCTGGAAAAGGTCATGGGCGGCGAAGCCGTACCCGAGGTCATAGGGCTTATCGACGACGCCTCGTGGTCTGTGAGCGGCGCTGTTAAGGATATAATGACAACCCATGTAGAGAGCGCCCTACCTTATATAGAAAAATTTCTCGCCGGAAAAGATGAGATAGCCATGAGATATTCCGTCCTTGCGCTCGAGGACTCCGGCTACCTGGCAAGATTATTACGCGATGCCGCCTCAGGCAAGGCCGGGCCCCGGGTTATGCATCTATTGGAAGGCATAATGAAGTCGGGGATGCATTCAGGCCTTGAGGCAGTCCTCGGCACTTTTGATATGGATACGCGCTCCGGGGCTATCAAGGTACTGTCCGGGATAGACGCCGGGCTTGCCGATCACATTGATAAGAAGATAAAAGGTCTTATCGGAGAGCCGTAATATATGTTCATGGCCGGGTTCATCTACGCCGTATTTCTTATATCGCTGGGGTATTTTCTCATCCTCACCGTCTATTACGCATTTCTGGTGCTGGTCGGTTCTCTTGAAGGGAAGAAGCGGGCATTCGAAAGCGAGGAGGAGGATTATTCGCTCCTCTATTTTTCCGCCGTCAGGGCACCGGTCACTTTTATCCTGCCGGCCCGCAACGAAGAGGAATGGATAGCCGACTCGGTGAAGTCGCTCCTCGGCCAGAACTATCCGGAATTCGAGATCATAATAGTGAACGACGGTTCCACCGACAGGACGCTCGAGATACTGAACGGCCTGCTTAAACTCAAGCCGTCAGATGCCATATATATAAAGCATTACCGCGACGGCCATGTCCGGGAGATATTGAAGAGCGAATCATATCCGAACGTTACCGTTATAGACAAGCATGCCGGTTTGAAGAAAGCGGGCGCCGCCAACGCCGGGCTCAACATGGCAAAATACAATTATGTATGTGTTATGGATTCCGACACCATACTCGAGCCGGATACCTTACTCAAGGTCATGGCGCATGTCGACAAGGACCCTGACAGGATAATAGGCATCGGCAGTTACTTCGGGCTCGTCAACGGTTTCAAGATAAAAGACGGCAGGATCGACGAACGCAGCTTTTCTTACAACCCGATAGTCGCCTGTCAGAATATTGAATATATCCGTTCATTCATCGGTAACCGGCTTGCCTGGAGCAGGTATAATTCCACACCGAACATCGCAGGCGGCTTTGGCATATGGCGGAAGGACATATTGTACGAGATAGGGGGATATTCCGCCGAATTCACCTGCGAGGACATAGAGCTGACTTTCCGGGCCCACGACTATGCGGCGAAGAACAGGGAAAAAGGTTATAAGATAGTGATGCTGCCGTATTACGTGGGGTGGACAGAAGGGCCGGCCAATATCGCCTCTCTCATCCTCCAGCGCAGCCGGTGGCAGAGGGTGACCAACGAGACGGTATGGAGATACAAATATATGCTCTTCAACCCGCGATACGGCGGTTTTGCTTTTATGGTAATGCCGTATTTTGTCTTTTATGAGGTGCTGGGCGTCTTTGCCGAAATATTCGGCACAGTGATGGTGGCCGCCGGGTGGGCGGCCGGCGTCCTGGATCTGAACGTCTTCCTGGCCTTCTTCTTCTTTATGCTCTTATCGCAGGCCTTTACCTCTCTCCTTTCCATACTGGCTTTTGTGGACGCCCAGCGCCTTTTTAGGATAAAATATATCGTCTATATGGTCGGGTTGACCTTTGTGGAGTTTTTCTGGTACAGGTGGATAATCTCGGCAGCCAAGCTGGTGGGGACATACGGGTTCTTCAGAAGAGTAAGATCATTTGACCAGTATGCGCGGTCGAAACAGCTGAAAGCCCCGGCAAATGTGCGGTGAAATGGACGCCATACAATAAGGAGCGCAGATGGATATATTACAGGCGATAATAATGGGGATAGCGGAAGGGATCACGGAGTTCCTTCCCATATCTTCGACCGGGCATCTCATACTGGCCTCGCGTCTTATGGAGATTCCCCAGACGGAATTCCTGAAGAGCTTTGAGATCGCCATCCAGCTCGGTGCGATACTGGCGGTCGTCTGCCTCTACTGGAGGCGCCTCCTGGCAGATATCGAAGTGATGAAGAGGGTCGTGGTGGCGTTCGTACCGACCGCGGTCATAGGATTGGCGCTTTATAAACTTATAAAGAGGTTCTTATTGGGTAATAGCGGCGTGGTCCTATGGGCTCTCTTCCTGGGCGGCATCTTCCTGATCATATTTGAATTGGTCCACAGGGAGAAGGAAGGGGATAAGGATGATATATCCTCGATATCATACGGGCAATCGTTCATTATCGGCATATTCCAGTCGATGGCTATGATACCGGGTGTCTCCCGTGCGGCGGCGACAATAATCGGCGGGCTTATGCTGGGTGTCAGGAGGAGGGCTATAGTCGAATTTTCGTTCCTACTGGCCGTTCCGACGATGCTTGCGGCAACGGCGCTGGACCTTTTAAAGAGCGCACCGTCATTTTCGGGCATGGAATTCGTCCTGCTGGGGACAGGGTTCGCGGTATCCTTTGCGGTGGCCCTTATGAGCATCAAGTTCCTCTTATTTTTCATAAAACGCCACAGCTTCATCTCTTTCGGCGTCTACAGGATCGTCCTGGCCCTCCTCTTCTGGTTCGTCATACCATAATGGGCCCCTCACGGGCGCGCTTCCTGTGCCGTAACCTGCGCATTGCTTAAGGACATCTTTTGTGGTAAAATCCAATCATATGGAGCGTTACGAACAATTCCCGCATACGGCGGACATCGGAGTGCGCGTCTACGGTAAAGACATGAAAGAGCTCTTCGAGAACGCCGCCTTCGCGATGTTCGATATAATAGCGGACCTTCAGGGCATCGATGCGCCCATCACCAAGAATTTCACTTTGGACGCCCCGGACCATGAACAGCTTCTGGTCGTCTGGCTCGACGAGCTTCTCTACAATTTTTATACGAAGTCGATCATATTTTCGCGATTTGAGGTCAAAGAACTGACAGACGGCTGCATAAAGGCCACGGCATCCGGACGGCCGGTCGGCGAGAACAGGAACCGCCTCAAGACAGAGATAAAGGCCGCGACATATCACGGCCTTAAGATAGAGAAGACGGACTCGGGGTATAAGGTCGAGATCGTATTTGACATATAAGGGCATCGGGATGAGCATGTGGCAGGGCGAACTGGAGAGGATCGACGCCTTCAGGTGGCGCATTCCCAAAGGCTACAAGGCCGGCATGCGCGTTGACGGCGTCATCTACGCCGACGAAGAGATGGTGAAGGATATACGCTCGGACCGTGCCCCGGAGCAGGTGGCTAACGTGGCCTTCCTCCCCGGTATCGTCAAACATTCGCTGGCGATGCCGGATATACACTGGGGCTACGGCTTTCCTATAGGCGGCGTCGCGGCTACGGATATCGACTCCGGCGGTGTGGTCTCGCCCGGGGGTGTCGGCTTCGACATCAACTGCGGCGTACGGCTTATAAAGACGAACTTAAAAGAGGGCGATGTCAGACCGAAGCTTAAGGACCTCGTCTATGCCCTGTACAACGATATCCCCGCGGGCGTAGGATCGAAGGGTGATATCAGGATAAGCGGCGCCGAAGAGCGGAAGCTTCTCGTCGACGGGGCAAGGTGGGTGGTCGATCACGGGTACGGGCGCCAGGAGGACCTGGAGTATACCGAGGACCACGGGGCGATAAAGGGCGCCGACCCCGACGCGGTATCCGCCCGCGCGTATGAACGCGGCAAGAACCAGTCCGGCACACTCGGCTCCGGCAACCACTTTATCGAAGTCCAGGCCATAGATGAGATATATGAAAAAGAGACCGCGGATATCTTCGGCCTTGAGGCAGGGCAGGTCACGATAATGATACACTCCGGATCCCGCGGCCTCGGATACCAGATATGCGACGAGTATTCGAAAGATATGATACAGTGCCTTTCTAAATACGGTATCAACGTCCCCGACAGGCAGCTGGCCTCGGCCCCTGTAAATTCCCCGGAGGGAAAGGCATACCTCGGCGCGATGAAGTGCGCCGCGAATTACGCGTGGGCCAACAGGCAATGCCTGATGCACCTTACAAGGTCGGCATTCGAGAAGGTATTCAACATGGGGCCGAAAGACCTGGGTATGGACCTCGTCTATGACGTCGCACACAATATAGCGAAGGTCGAAAGGCACACCGTAGACGGTAAGGAAAAGACGCTCTGTGTCCACAGGAAAGGGGCTACTAGGGCATTCCCGCCGGGACACCCGGAGCTCCCCGCAAGATACAGGAAGACGGGGCAGCCGGTGATAATCCCGGGGGACATGGGCAGGAATTCGTATCTCCTGACCGGGACCGAAGGGGCGAAAGAGACCTTCTACTCTACGTGCCACGGAGCGGGCCGGCTTATGTCGCGCTCGGCTGCGATCAGCGCATGCCGCGGCAGATCTATATCGCGCGAACTCGAAACAAAGGGTATAATGGTCATGTCGAGCTCCAGGGATACGCTTGCCGAAGAGGCGCCGGAGGCGTATAAGGATGTCAATGAAGTCGTAGGCGTGGTGGATGGCGCGGGAATATCTAAACGGGTATGCCGCATGCGTCCGCTCGGGGTCATAAAAGGATAGGGGTCTATATATGCTGGATATAAAATTCATAAGAGAGAATAGGGACGCGGTCAAGGAGGCCCTGAAGAACAGGAACCTCAGGATCGACGTGGATGAATTGCTGAGATCGGACGAAGAACGCAGGAAGGTCCTGGTAGAGGCCGAAGGGCTCAAGGCGGAGAGGAATAAGGCAAATGATGAAATAACGGCCCTAATGAAGGCAAAAAAGAACCCTAAAGAGATAATAGCTAAAATGAAGGGTGTTTCCCAAAAAATAGCAGAATTTGATAAAAAAGTGGAGGAAATAGACCAAAAAATAGCCAATTTTATATATACAATCCCAAATATACCCGATAAATCGGTGCCAATAGGTGGACCTGAAGCCAATAAGATAGTCCGTTCTTGGGGTAAAAACCCCGTTTTTGACTTCAATCCGCGAAATCACGTTGAGATCGCGGAGCTATTGGGTATAATAAGCTTCGGGACCGCCTCAAAGATCACCGCTTCGAATTTTGTCCTATTTATGGGTTTGGGCGCCCGGCTTGAGAGGGCCCTGATAAATTTCATGCTCGACCTCCATACAAAGAAACACGGATATAAGGAGGTCTTTCCTCCGTTCCTTGTCAACCGCAGGAGCATGACCGGCACCGGCCAGCTCCCGAAACTCGAAGAAGATATGTACCGCCTCAAGGATGACGACCTCTTCCTCATACCGACAGCGGAGGTGCCCGTTACCAATATCCACTCAAGCGAGGTACTTGACGAGGGCCGCCTTCCGATATGTTATACGGCATACACCGCCTGTTTCAGGCGCGAGGCCGGTTCCTACGGCAAGGAGACGAAAGGGCTCATAAGGGTCCACCAGTTCGATAAGGTCGAGCTTGTGAAGTTCGTAAAACCGGAGACCTCATTCGACGAACTGGAGAAGCTCTTAAAGGACGCCGAGGATGTCCTGCAGCTGCTGGAACTCCCCTACAGGGTTGTCCTGCTGGCCACCGGCGATATATCGTTCGCCGCCGCCAAGTGTTACGATATCGAGCTGTATGCCCCGGGGACCGATGCGTATCTGGAGGTATCGAGCTGTTCCTGCTTCACCGATTTCCAGGCGCGCCGCGCGAATATAAGGTTCAGCCCAAAGCTCAAGGCCCAAAGCTCAAAGCCCGTATACGTCCACACGCTGAACGGTTCCGGCGTTGCGCTTGCGCGGCTCGTGGTCGCGATACTGGAGAATTACCAGAATAAGGACGGGAGCGTAAGGATACCTAAGGCGCTCATCCCGTACATGGACGGACTCGAAGAGATAAGACCGTAAGATATGGTAAAGATCCTTATAAAATTCGTCATCGGGGTGCTTATAGTGCCGGCCGCCGTCGGTGTCACTATGGCGTTCTATAATAATATCCTGCTCATAAAAGAGCTTGCAAGGTCCCTGAACTATTTTTTATACGGGATATCGGCATACGTCGTACTCCACATATTGTTCTATAAGCCCACCTATCTCTATGTGCTGGGCCACGAGGCCGTTCATGCCGGAGTGGCGTGGCTTTTCGGGGGGAAGATAAAGTCGTTCAAGGTATCCGATGAAGGGGGAAGCGTAACTACGGATAAATCGAATATCATAATAGAGCTCAGCCCCTACTTCGTCCCCGTATACGCCATCCTCTTCACGGTGGTATATTTCCTGATAGTTTCATCGTATAATATCAACGGCTCGACGTTCGTCTTCCTGATAGGGTTTGCGCTGGCTTTCCATATAGTGCTGACGATAGAGGTCATGAAGATACGCCAGCCCGATATAATAAAATCCGGATATTTCTTCTCCATAGTGCTCGTTTATATACTGAATGTAATAGTGATATCGGTCATATTCAGTATGGTATTTCCGTCATTCGGCATAAAGAAATTTTTTCTGGACACCTGGGTCGTTTCGAAGTATATATATGCTGCGGTCGTGAAACAGCTGTTCTTTTAGGGTTTTACGGAGGAGTGGCAGAGCGGTTGAATGCGGCGGTCTTGAAAACCGTTGTCCACGTAAGTGGACCGTGGGTTCGAATCCTACCTCCTCCGCCATTCTTCTTCGCTCGAGAATTTTCATTCTCGAGCTTCGAAGGAATTGGCGAAGAAGAATGGTTTCGTGGTAGGTCCTACGAAGCACTGGGTAGTGATCAAGTTGATTGCGAAGTAGACCTACCTCCTCCGCCAGTGTTGCGAAGTAAACTACAGAGAGGAGTGTTGTGATGGGAATTTACAAGGATTGGTGCGGATTCAGCAAGAGGAAGACCAGCGTAACGGAACAGAAGAAGATCAAGCGGAAGATGGTACAGGTTATGGTCAGAAATCTTAAGGCCGCAGGTAAGCCGGTCGACCGGGAGGCGATCAATAAAGAAGTCTTCGATAAGGTCCGGAGGAAACATCAATCCCAGCGGAAGAGGCATAAATAAGATCGGCAGAAGCGGTTGATCACAACGGAAAAGGAGGGGGTTATGGTAAAAAAGTTACTGTTCCTGGTCCTGTTAGGTTCGATAATGATGGGGCAGTCCGCCGGAGCTGAGGAGACGAAGCCCGTTCAGCTGGCGGTGTTCGCTCCTGTCCAGCTCGTCCCGGAGGAAGATTCCGTCGGAGGTCTCCGCCTCAGCCTGTTTTACACCGTCAATAAAGACGTCACCGGTCTGAGTATCGTTTGGCTCGGTCTCAACAGGGCTACCGGGGATGTCCGGGGCGTAGAGCTGGGCCTAGGGAACTGGGCCGAGGGTTCTGCCTACGGCGGACAGTTCGGTATCGTCAACCATGCGGGCCCGCGCTTTGTCGGCCTGCAATACGGCATGGCGAATATCACCGAAGGAGACCTTACCGGTCTGCAGTGGGGCCTTGTTAACTGGACGGAGGGTTTTATGCACGGTGTACAGGCCGGCCTTCTGAACGTCTCCAAGGGCGGGTCCGCCGGGATAGACCTGGGCATAGTGAATTACAACGCGGGGTCGTTCCGCGGTTTCCAGGGAGGGTTCGTCAATTACGCCGAAGAGATG
Proteins encoded:
- a CDS encoding glycosyltransferase; this translates as MFMAGFIYAVFLISLGYFLILTVYYAFLVLVGSLEGKKRAFESEEEDYSLLYFSAVRAPVTFILPARNEEEWIADSVKSLLGQNYPEFEIIIVNDGSTDRTLEILNGLLKLKPSDAIYIKHYRDGHVREILKSESYPNVTVIDKHAGLKKAGAANAGLNMAKYNYVCVMDSDTILEPDTLLKVMAHVDKDPDRIIGIGSYFGLVNGFKIKDGRIDERSFSYNPIVACQNIEYIRSFIGNRLAWSRYNSTPNIAGGFGIWRKDILYEIGGYSAEFTCEDIELTFRAHDYAAKNREKGYKIVMLPYYVGWTEGPANIASLILQRSRWQRVTNETVWRYKYMLFNPRYGGFAFMVMPYFVFYEVLGVFAEIFGTVMVAAGWAAGVLDLNVFLAFFFFMLLSQAFTSLLSILAFVDAQRLFRIKYIVYMVGLTFVEFFWYRWIISAAKLVGTYGFFRRVRSFDQYARSKQLKAPANVR
- a CDS encoding HEAT repeat domain-containing protein, whose translation is MYDYHADIVWTVNGALFAALILTGAAIFLSALIKDRLWAARRKRLLDIKHDIYEMVLSGRSASPVSPPPFISKVTPQEFIDVETNRARDAVFFNDAEKQFLKSCFMAPEVIAKFERIAMRRGNLWRRIEAIISLGYTRTRPAEDTLGGLLYSKDAYVAYFAMISLGQIKTVRSGRMLLEFLRKGTSNDKKIFSILDGFPPQIADDIVRLTYDGDPRVRFWAAKLLSRFDAKKYADTLERLSRDGTDEVRAAACESLGNAGLRESARALIESLKDPSWLVKRNAVMALEKVMGGEAVPEVIGLIDDASWSVSGAVKDIMTTHVESALPYIEKFLAGKDEIAMRYSVLALEDSGYLARLLRDAASGKAGPRVMHLLEGIMKSGMHSGLEAVLGTFDMDTRSGAIKVLSGIDAGLADHIDKKIKGLIGEP
- a CDS encoding YaiO family outer membrane beta-barrel protein: MLPICAYPAERAETERLIREITPPLQLVEDRAEKKDEWYVDSFYEPSDIIQGNRTGHWNELDTTFGYVHGNVHGYMSVSQLERFDSKDYTANFGSYFSLRDSYVHIEAGFGWDVDYIYKFQSIAEYGHKLYSSLFWQIGYNYRAYGTDDTHMIYPGLIYYFGDSYISADYGASCMEGHDTANFGTVKGDFALTDFLHWYCGIAFGERLYDIYGLEAHDEYGYIMFTGLKFTVYKGIQIKAGYSYGTEKPKFIKRAINFAASVKF
- the serS gene encoding serine--tRNA ligase produces the protein MLDIKFIRENRDAVKEALKNRNLRIDVDELLRSDEERRKVLVEAEGLKAERNKANDEITALMKAKKNPKEIIAKMKGVSQKIAEFDKKVEEIDQKIANFIYTIPNIPDKSVPIGGPEANKIVRSWGKNPVFDFNPRNHVEIAELLGIISFGTASKITASNFVLFMGLGARLERALINFMLDLHTKKHGYKEVFPPFLVNRRSMTGTGQLPKLEEDMYRLKDDDLFLIPTAEVPVTNIHSSEVLDEGRLPICYTAYTACFRREAGSYGKETKGLIRVHQFDKVELVKFVKPETSFDELEKLLKDAEDVLQLLELPYRVVLLATGDISFAAAKCYDIELYAPGTDAYLEVSSCSCFTDFQARRANIRFSPKLKAQSSKPVYVHTLNGSGVALARLVVAILENYQNKDGSVRIPKALIPYMDGLEEIRP
- a CDS encoding archease is translated as MVKSNHMERYEQFPHTADIGVRVYGKDMKELFENAAFAMFDIIADLQGIDAPITKNFTLDAPDHEQLLVVWLDELLYNFYTKSIIFSRFEVKELTDGCIKATASGRPVGENRNRLKTEIKAATYHGLKIEKTDSGYKVEIVFDI
- a CDS encoding RtcB family protein encodes the protein MSMWQGELERIDAFRWRIPKGYKAGMRVDGVIYADEEMVKDIRSDRAPEQVANVAFLPGIVKHSLAMPDIHWGYGFPIGGVAATDIDSGGVVSPGGVGFDINCGVRLIKTNLKEGDVRPKLKDLVYALYNDIPAGVGSKGDIRISGAEERKLLVDGARWVVDHGYGRQEDLEYTEDHGAIKGADPDAVSARAYERGKNQSGTLGSGNHFIEVQAIDEIYEKETADIFGLEAGQVTIMIHSGSRGLGYQICDEYSKDMIQCLSKYGINVPDRQLASAPVNSPEGKAYLGAMKCAANYAWANRQCLMHLTRSAFEKVFNMGPKDLGMDLVYDVAHNIAKVERHTVDGKEKTLCVHRKGATRAFPPGHPELPARYRKTGQPVIIPGDMGRNSYLLTGTEGAKETFYSTCHGAGRLMSRSAAISACRGRSISRELETKGIMVMSSSRDTLAEEAPEAYKDVNEVVGVVDGAGISKRVCRMRPLGVIKG
- a CDS encoding undecaprenyl-diphosphate phosphatase, coding for MDILQAIIMGIAEGITEFLPISSTGHLILASRLMEIPQTEFLKSFEIAIQLGAILAVVCLYWRRLLADIEVMKRVVVAFVPTAVIGLALYKLIKRFLLGNSGVVLWALFLGGIFLIIFELVHREKEGDKDDISSISYGQSFIIGIFQSMAMIPGVSRAAATIIGGLMLGVRRRAIVEFSFLLAVPTMLAATALDLLKSAPSFSGMEFVLLGTGFAVSFAVALMSIKFLLFFIKRHSFISFGVYRIVLALLFWFVIP